The Aquificaceae bacterium genome contains the following window.
GGGATAAATTGCCCTGTTTATAAAACCATCGTCAAGATTAATCCTGTCCTCACGAAACATTGCTCCTCTTATTCTTAGGCTGAGATTCTGAAAGGCAGCATTCCCAGCCCTGTCCTTAAAAACTACAGAGAGATTACCTGTCTCTGGAAGGTCAATCCTGAGGGGGAAAAGCCCGACGTAATAGCCATCTCCCACTGGATAAAGGCTATACTGGAAGTTTCCCAAGCTCACATGGGCGCTGCCCTCTTCTTCTGCCTTTATCTTTATGGCACCAGTGCCTCCAAGAAGGGGTGAGGATGTGTAAGAAAGCACTCTGAACCTTGGTGGCACCGTATCCACAAGGGCATCAAGCCTGTAGCTCCTTCCCTGAAGGAAGCCTGAGGAAACCTCCAGAAAAATCTTTGCACTTCCATCTTTGAGCCCTGCCCTTTTTGCGTCAAGTGTGAAGCTAACCTCCCTTGAAGGCTCAGAGAGCTTTGCCGCGTATATTTCTTTTCTATGACCATCCTGTTCTGCGTAGAGCCTTAACTCTCTTACTGGTCTGTCTGCCTCAAGCCTGAAGGTTTTCTGGAGTGGTATAAGTGAAAGGGATTTGAGGCTTTCCTCAGAAATCTGCGGTCTTCCCCCTGTGTAGAGAAAGAGAGTGTAAAACATTATGAGAAGAAGGGCAAAAAGGGCAATCCTTCTTATTAGCCTTATAAGGCCA
Protein-coding sequences here:
- a CDS encoding M23 family metallopeptidase produces the protein MRYRYRLEDRRERRTGLIRLIRRIALFALLLIMFYTLFLYTGGRPQISEESLKSLSLIPLQKTFRLEADRPVRELRLYAEQDGHRKEIYAAKLSEPSREVSFTLDAKRAGLKDGSAKIFLEVSSGFLQGRSYRLDALVDTVPPRFRVLSYTSSPLLGGTGAIKIKAEEEGSAHVSLGNFQYSLYPVGDGYYVGLFPLRIDLPETGNLSVVFKDRAGNAAFQNLSLRIRGAMFREDRINLDDGFINRAIYPLLGEEGKGLEPLEAFRKVNEVWRSRDVGKLAELGKKSEPRVLWEGAFLQLPNSKVFATYGDIRHYYYQGQKVSESRHMGFDFASVERAPVPASNSGIVVFTGNLGIYGNTVVIDHGMGLMSLYGHLSEVHVREGQYVKKGEVIGRTGATGLALGDHLHFGVLLQGYEVNPIEWLDSRWIRNSIMSVLDAK